The following are encoded together in the Thermodesulfobacteriota bacterium genome:
- the rpmG gene encoding 50S ribosomal protein L33 produces MRDIVTLACTTCKQRNYTTTKNKRKTTEKLEFKKYCRFCRLHTIHKETK; encoded by the coding sequence ATGCGAGATATTGTGACTTTGGCATGCACTACTTGTAAACAGAGAAATTATACGACCACTAAAAACAAACGCAAGACGACAGAAAAACTGGAGTTTAAAAAATATTGCCGTTTTTGCCGGTTGCATACTATTCATAAAGAAACCAAGTAG